The Paraburkholderia acidisoli genome contains a region encoding:
- a CDS encoding LutC/YkgG family protein translates to MANRETFLARIRAAQPAPEALPEVPLFESPAGDLRERFVTALKLMGGREAQVQHAADVHTLILERFGGEASVASATPEVAGTRAIDANTLPASLENVDVGVVRARFGVAETGSLWFSEDEYVVNALGYLVQHLVVLLDPAQLVAGLQDAYRRDDFRHARYAVLVTGPSATADIEGVLIQGAQGVRSLTLVWLAQP, encoded by the coding sequence GTGGCTAATCGCGAGACCTTTCTCGCGCGTATTCGCGCCGCGCAACCCGCACCCGAAGCCTTGCCCGAGGTGCCGCTATTCGAATCGCCCGCGGGCGATCTGCGCGAACGCTTCGTGACCGCACTCAAGCTGATGGGCGGCCGCGAAGCGCAGGTCCAGCACGCCGCCGACGTGCACACGCTCATCCTCGAACGCTTCGGCGGCGAGGCCAGTGTGGCGTCGGCCACGCCCGAAGTCGCGGGCACGCGCGCGATCGACGCGAACACGCTGCCCGCGTCGCTCGAAAACGTCGACGTAGGTGTCGTGCGGGCGCGTTTCGGCGTGGCGGAGACGGGCTCCCTGTGGTTCAGCGAAGACGAGTACGTCGTCAATGCGCTCGGCTATCTCGTGCAGCATCTCGTGGTCTTGCTCGATCCCGCGCAACTCGTGGCCGGTTTGCAGGACGCGTATCGGCGTGACGACTTTCGCCACGCGCGTTATGCGGTGCTCGTGACCGGCCCGTCCGCCACCGCCGATATCGAAGGCGTGCTGATCCAGGGCGCGCAAGGCGTGCGGTCGCTCACCCTGGTGTGGCTGGCGCAACCCTGA
- a CDS encoding (Fe-S)-binding protein produces MKVALFVPCFIDAFYPEVGIATLELLERLGCEVDYPLEQTCCGQPMANSGAQSEAAGAERVFARAFAGYDYIVGPSASCVNHVRDHFDAIEQTEEVRKTRRSVYELVEFLHDVLGARDFPWAEFPWRVGLHNSCSALRHLHEASVSEIAGTPFSKPLALLENVKGIEFVKPARPDECCGFGGTFAVTEEAVSVRMGQDKVIDHVGAGAQYIVSGDMSCLMHQQGCAERMNAEVRFIHIAQVLNGARE; encoded by the coding sequence ATGAAAGTCGCCTTGTTCGTCCCTTGCTTCATCGACGCGTTCTACCCCGAAGTCGGCATTGCCACGCTCGAGTTGCTCGAGCGGCTCGGCTGCGAAGTCGACTATCCGCTCGAACAAACCTGCTGCGGCCAACCCATGGCCAATAGCGGCGCGCAGTCGGAGGCGGCCGGCGCGGAGCGCGTCTTCGCGCGGGCCTTCGCGGGTTACGACTATATCGTCGGACCTTCCGCGAGTTGCGTGAATCACGTGCGCGATCATTTCGACGCTATCGAGCAAACCGAAGAGGTCCGCAAGACCCGTCGCAGCGTGTATGAACTGGTGGAGTTTCTCCACGACGTACTCGGGGCGCGCGATTTTCCGTGGGCCGAATTCCCCTGGCGAGTGGGTTTGCACAATAGCTGCAGTGCGTTGCGCCACCTGCACGAAGCCTCCGTTTCCGAAATAGCGGGCACGCCGTTTTCCAAGCCGCTCGCGTTGCTCGAAAACGTGAAAGGCATCGAATTCGTCAAGCCCGCGCGTCCCGACGAATGCTGCGGCTTCGGCGGCACGTTCGCGGTGACGGAAGAAGCCGTCTCGGTGCGCATGGGGCAGGACAAGGTCATCGACCACGTGGGCGCCGGCGCGCAGTACATCGTTTCCGGCGACATGTCGTGTCTCATGCACCAGCAGGGCTGCGCGGAGCGCATGAATGCCGAAGTGCGTTTCATCCATATCGCGCAGGTCCTCAACGGGGCGCGCGAATGA
- a CDS encoding AraC family transcriptional regulator ligand-binding domain-containing protein encodes MKRVPVNSGFPMIRGAVMGPIVRALDAAGADCDALLAEFGLTRRLLSNPYEIVALGRYVGAFERAAQVLDEPFLGLRLGSELQLTELGPAGLVFMSSPTLGAAIRKFTDALGSWQSATAVDLVRDNEWPMWSYRIAHTQIWPRRQDAEYSVSAMCHMIRLVRGAAWLPAEVHFEHAAPADLKPYLRIFRVPVRFQQPASGVILHPHDLDAPLKSADVQMARMMERHATDLITRDTLPHSLVDQVRDIVTRRLAREKLVVGDIARDLGLSDRSLQRHLAEAGTSVREIIREERERSVAVLREQEGMTNAAVARAVGYADATVLWRATRNWGRAGAKRSR; translated from the coding sequence ATGAAAAGAGTGCCTGTCAATAGCGGTTTTCCAATGATTCGCGGTGCCGTCATGGGGCCCATCGTGCGCGCGCTCGACGCGGCGGGCGCCGACTGCGATGCACTGCTGGCCGAGTTCGGACTCACTCGCCGGCTGCTGTCCAATCCTTATGAAATCGTGGCACTCGGGCGCTATGTGGGTGCGTTCGAACGCGCGGCGCAAGTGCTCGACGAACCGTTTCTGGGTCTGCGTTTGGGCAGTGAGTTGCAACTCACCGAACTCGGTCCGGCGGGGCTCGTGTTCATGTCGTCGCCCACGCTGGGGGCCGCGATCCGAAAATTCACCGACGCACTCGGCTCGTGGCAGAGCGCCACGGCCGTGGACCTTGTGCGCGACAACGAATGGCCGATGTGGAGTTACCGCATCGCGCATACGCAAATCTGGCCGCGCCGCCAGGATGCGGAATACAGCGTCTCGGCCATGTGCCACATGATCCGTCTCGTGCGCGGTGCCGCGTGGCTGCCCGCCGAAGTGCATTTCGAACATGCGGCGCCCGCCGATCTCAAGCCCTACCTGCGCATCTTTCGCGTGCCCGTACGCTTTCAGCAGCCCGCGAGCGGCGTGATTCTTCATCCGCACGATCTCGACGCGCCGCTCAAGAGCGCCGACGTGCAGATGGCGCGCATGATGGAGCGCCACGCCACCGACCTCATCACGCGCGATACGCTGCCGCATTCGCTGGTCGATCAGGTCCGCGATATCGTGACGAGACGCCTCGCGCGCGAAAAGCTCGTGGTGGGCGACATCGCGAGGGATCTCGGTCTCTCCGACCGTTCGCTGCAGCGGCATCTCGCGGAGGCGGGCACCTCGGTGCGCGAGATCATTCGCGAGGAGCGCGAACGTAGCGTGGCCGTGCTGCGCGAGCAGGAGGGCATGACTAACGCGGCTGTGGCGCGCGCGGTGGGTTATGCCGATGCCACCGTGCTCTGGCGCGCCACGCGCAACTGGGGCAGAGCGGGCGCAAAGCGTTCGCGCTAA
- a CDS encoding cation:proton antiporter: MVIHLLLLSGFLLASIAFVQAASLRWAISESVLLAAWGFALGGIYLVSGEAWPALAQSFVTPALAPRLPPEAYLWIFLPPLLFQAALSVNVREMLGDAAPILLLAVVAVFVATAMVGGAIRLTGLGPLADGLLLGAMIATTDPSAVLAVFREVGAPERLVRLVEGESLLNDAAAIAIAGVLIASFSGDAASHASLGAALRSLGIALGGGLFVGALAGRAFAWLVPALGGEGKAEVSLSFALPYPLFLFADHTLHVSGVVAVVAAGLVISGLGRTRLSPVNWQHLQLIWEQVAAMAGAAIFLLAAMQIPGTLRNAHWIDLVALAVVVVAALVARLVVVFGMLPLLSRLRLTEPVSAAYKLVIAWGGLRGAVTLVLALGLAQETALPESTRRFVAILATGFVLVSLVVNGTSLKLLIRRLHLDLLSPQEQALQQQAVQLSSIGVSERVHMAARTFHIADAIADDACHTFRHSIDMGKTAFDIEAALSERERLVIGLVTLASKERELIPQYGSGIITIRNLDAMMQNTEVMMEEARLKGRIGYQRAAAKILAQTPEMRIARWLYRWLRIRQPYGVALADRFELLMCRRVVLHQLIVFNETSITPLLGERMAKLLTTVLKGRIDAVERGLAEVRACFGQAAGVLERRMLLLYALREGRERVAAMYEDRSISKEIFDAIRREMDGAWKLAVPRAHLDIVPFEESAVHEVPHEAPHELLHDALHDAPAGFDDSPSAQSDAAAATQVPRTPS; encoded by the coding sequence ATGGTCATCCACCTTCTTCTCCTGAGCGGTTTCTTGCTGGCGAGCATCGCGTTCGTGCAGGCCGCGAGCCTGCGCTGGGCGATCTCGGAGTCGGTGCTGCTCGCCGCGTGGGGCTTCGCGCTCGGCGGCATCTATCTCGTGAGCGGCGAGGCGTGGCCCGCGCTCGCGCAGAGTTTCGTCACCCCGGCGCTCGCGCCGCGCCTGCCGCCCGAGGCGTATCTCTGGATCTTTCTGCCGCCGCTCCTGTTCCAGGCGGCGCTCAGCGTGAACGTGCGCGAGATGCTCGGCGACGCCGCGCCCATTCTGTTGCTCGCGGTGGTGGCGGTGTTCGTCGCCACGGCCATGGTGGGCGGCGCCATCCGCTTGACGGGACTCGGTCCACTCGCCGACGGCCTGCTGCTCGGCGCGATGATCGCGACCACCGATCCTTCGGCCGTGCTCGCCGTGTTTCGCGAAGTGGGCGCGCCCGAGCGGCTCGTGCGACTCGTGGAAGGGGAGAGCCTGTTGAACGACGCCGCGGCGATCGCCATCGCGGGCGTGCTGATCGCCTCGTTTTCCGGCGACGCGGCAAGCCACGCGTCCCTCGGCGCGGCGTTGCGTTCGCTCGGCATCGCGCTGGGCGGCGGCCTGTTCGTGGGCGCGCTGGCGGGCCGCGCGTTCGCGTGGCTCGTGCCTGCGCTCGGCGGCGAGGGCAAGGCCGAGGTGTCGCTGAGTTTCGCGCTGCCGTACCCGCTCTTTCTGTTCGCCGATCACACGCTGCACGTCTCGGGCGTCGTGGCCGTGGTCGCGGCGGGGCTCGTCATCAGCGGACTAGGGCGCACGCGTCTTTCGCCAGTGAACTGGCAGCATCTGCAACTCATCTGGGAGCAGGTCGCGGCCATGGCGGGCGCGGCCATCTTTCTGCTCGCCGCCATGCAGATTCCGGGCACGCTGCGCAACGCGCACTGGATCGACCTGGTCGCGCTCGCCGTGGTCGTGGTGGCGGCACTCGTCGCGCGGCTCGTGGTCGTGTTCGGCATGCTGCCGCTGTTGAGCCGCCTGCGTCTCACCGAGCCCGTGAGCGCCGCCTACAAGCTCGTGATCGCGTGGGGCGGTTTGCGCGGCGCGGTCACGCTCGTGCTCGCGCTCGGGCTTGCGCAGGAAACGGCGCTGCCCGAATCCACGCGGCGTTTCGTGGCGATCCTCGCAACCGGCTTCGTGCTCGTGAGCCTCGTCGTCAACGGCACGTCGTTGAAGCTGCTGATCCGGCGTCTGCATCTCGACCTGCTCTCGCCGCAGGAGCAGGCGCTGCAGCAGCAGGCGGTGCAGCTTTCGTCGATCGGTGTCTCCGAGCGCGTGCACATGGCGGCACGCACGTTTCATATTGCCGATGCGATCGCCGACGACGCGTGTCACACCTTCCGGCACAGCATCGACATGGGCAAGACCGCGTTCGATATCGAAGCGGCGCTTTCGGAGCGCGAGCGGCTCGTCATCGGTCTCGTGACGCTCGCGAGCAAGGAGCGCGAACTGATTCCGCAGTACGGCAGCGGCATCATCACGATTCGCAACCTCGACGCGATGATGCAGAACACCGAAGTCATGATGGAGGAAGCGCGCCTGAAAGGGCGCATCGGCTATCAGCGCGCGGCCGCGAAAATTCTCGCGCAAACGCCGGAAATGCGCATCGCGCGTTGGCTATACCGCTGGCTGCGCATTCGGCAGCCTTACGGCGTCGCGCTCGCCGATCGTTTCGAACTCCTGATGTGTCGTCGTGTGGTGCTGCACCAGCTGATCGTCTTTAACGAAACGAGCATTACGCCGCTGCTCGGCGAGCGCATGGCGAAGCTGCTCACGACCGTGCTGAAGGGCCGTATCGACGCCGTCGAACGCGGTCTCGCCGAAGTGCGCGCGTGCTTCGGGCAGGCGGCCGGCGTGCTCGAGCGCCGCATGCTGCTGCTCTACGCGTTGCGCGAAGGGCGCGAACGCGTGGCCGCGATGTACGAGGACCGGTCCATTTCGAAGGAGATTTTCGATGCGATCCGGCGCGAGATGGACGGCGCCTGGAAGCTCGCGGTGCCGCGCGCGCATCTGGATATCGTGCCGTTCGAGGAGAGCGCGGTGCATGAAGTCCCTCACGAAGCACCGCACGAACTGCTGCACGACGCGCTGCACGACGCGCCCGCCGGATTCGACGATTCGCCATCCGCGCAGAGCGACGCCGCCGCCGCAACGCAGGTACCGAGGACACCGTCATGA
- a CDS encoding lactate utilization protein B, with translation MKRVEHAKLAGEFLSHPEHVAFHDKRLWDLRSKRDAQAHAIPEWETLRALASQIKAHTLSHLADYLDQFTREAQANGVQVHFADTADEHNTIVHRILSERGMTALVKSKSMLTDECELRAYLEMRGVAVMETDLGERIQQLDSEPPSHIVVPAVHKLRDDVATVFGRTIGTDPHNNDIHYLAESQRMNTRPWFVRDRTAGMTGCNFAVAETGTVVVCTNEGNADLSANVPPLHIVSLGIEKLIPRVSDLGVFVRMLSRSALGSPITQYTSHFRAPRPGAEMHFVLVDNGRSERLAMPDFWSSLKCIRCGACMNTCPVYRRSGGLSYGSTYAGPIGAIINPTFDLKRFSGLPFASTLNGSCSNVCPVKINIHEQIYAWRRVIAAQHEVPFVKQEVIRMAGRLLGSPTLYRGAVASVEGALRRLPNFMLYNPLNIWGRQRDLPQAPSATFNAWYRKHRKGEGRG, from the coding sequence ATGAAACGGGTCGAACACGCCAAACTCGCCGGTGAGTTTCTTTCGCATCCCGAGCACGTTGCCTTTCACGACAAACGCCTATGGGATTTGCGTTCCAAACGCGACGCGCAGGCGCACGCCATTCCCGAATGGGAAACGCTGCGCGCGCTCGCTTCGCAGATCAAGGCCCATACGCTTTCGCATCTCGCCGACTATCTGGATCAATTCACGCGTGAGGCGCAAGCGAATGGCGTACAGGTGCATTTCGCCGATACCGCCGACGAGCACAACACGATCGTGCATCGCATCCTGAGCGAGCGCGGCATGACGGCGCTCGTGAAGAGCAAGTCGATGCTCACCGACGAATGCGAGTTGCGCGCGTATCTGGAGATGCGCGGCGTGGCGGTCATGGAAACCGACCTCGGCGAACGTATTCAGCAACTCGACAGCGAGCCGCCCAGCCATATCGTCGTGCCCGCCGTTCACAAGTTGCGCGACGACGTGGCCACGGTGTTCGGCCGCACGATCGGCACCGACCCGCACAACAACGACATTCACTACCTCGCCGAGAGCCAGCGCATGAATACGCGGCCCTGGTTCGTGCGTGACCGGACGGCGGGCATGACGGGCTGCAATTTCGCGGTGGCCGAAACGGGCACCGTGGTGGTCTGCACGAACGAGGGCAACGCGGATCTTTCCGCCAACGTGCCGCCTTTGCATATCGTGTCGCTGGGCATCGAAAAACTCATTCCGCGGGTCTCGGATCTCGGCGTGTTCGTGCGCATGCTCTCGCGTAGCGCGCTCGGCTCGCCGATCACGCAATACACCTCGCATTTTCGCGCGCCGCGTCCGGGCGCGGAAATGCACTTCGTGCTCGTCGATAACGGCCGTTCCGAGCGGCTGGCCATGCCGGACTTCTGGTCGTCGCTCAAATGCATCCGCTGCGGCGCGTGCATGAATACCTGCCCCGTGTACCGACGCAGCGGCGGTCTTTCGTACGGCAGCACCTACGCGGGACCGATTGGCGCGATCATCAACCCGACCTTCGATCTCAAGCGCTTCAGCGGCTTGCCGTTCGCGTCCACGCTCAACGGCAGTTGCTCGAACGTGTGCCCCGTGAAGATCAACATCCACGAGCAGATTTATGCGTGGCGCCGGGTGATCGCGGCCCAGCACGAAGTGCCGTTCGTGAAGCAGGAGGTTATCAGGATGGCAGGGCGATTGCTCGGGAGTCCGACGCTTTATCGCGGTGCCGTGGCCTCGGTCGAAGGGGCGTTGCGGCGCTTGCCCAACTTCATGCTCTACAACCCGCTCAATATCTGGGGCCGGCAGCGCGATTTGCCGCAAGCGCCTTCGGCCACCTTCAACGCGTGGTATCGCAAGCATCGCAAAGGAGAGGGCCGTGGCTAA
- a CDS encoding porin: MAEQFVKRAALALASCTLAMGAHAQSSVTLYGTVDAGVIYSTNQQSTTASGATSGHANWQLGGGNLVPSRWGLTGSEDIGAGTTVNFTLENSFFQQNGALLQSGTLFNRNAWVGVANSRYGTLTLGRQYDPFSDNLGAYVSSNNWATLYGSHFGDVDNLNEAFNFNNSIKYISPNFGGFTIGGLFSLGGVAGDFSQNRGWSLAANYTNGPLSFSAGVLELRNPLQAALGGESGYIGDLGCANADAAYCELQNAQRIRIYGAGGSYAFGKFTVGLTYTHTRLSQSLYFASAAQPQGADISFDIAELNTSWQFSPEWQFGFAYLFNDARPSGESSTRVHQINLGTVYNLSKRTALYAVAIGQKSSGAGLGIDAAGGGTRNLAQIPNLVNSDTDKQLAVMAGIRHNF, translated from the coding sequence ATGGCAGAGCAATTCGTCAAGCGCGCGGCGCTGGCGCTGGCTTCGTGCACCCTTGCGATGGGCGCGCATGCGCAGTCTTCGGTCACGCTCTACGGCACCGTGGACGCCGGTGTGATCTATTCGACGAACCAGCAGAGCACCACGGCGAGCGGCGCCACGAGCGGCCACGCGAACTGGCAACTCGGCGGCGGCAACCTGGTGCCTTCACGGTGGGGCCTGACGGGCTCCGAAGATATCGGCGCGGGTACGACGGTCAATTTCACGCTGGAAAACAGCTTCTTTCAGCAGAACGGCGCGCTGTTGCAAAGCGGTACGCTATTCAATCGCAACGCGTGGGTGGGCGTGGCGAATAGCCGGTACGGCACGCTCACGCTGGGCCGCCAGTACGATCCGTTCTCCGACAATCTGGGCGCGTATGTGTCGAGCAACAATTGGGCAACGCTCTATGGCTCGCATTTCGGCGATGTCGACAATCTCAACGAGGCGTTCAACTTCAACAATTCGATCAAATACATAAGCCCGAATTTCGGCGGCTTTACGATAGGCGGCCTGTTCAGTCTCGGCGGCGTGGCGGGCGACTTCTCGCAGAACCGCGGCTGGTCGCTCGCGGCGAATTACACGAATGGGCCGCTGTCTTTCTCTGCGGGCGTGCTCGAATTGCGCAATCCCTTGCAGGCCGCGCTGGGCGGGGAGAGCGGCTATATCGGCGATCTGGGTTGCGCCAATGCCGACGCCGCCTACTGCGAACTCCAGAACGCGCAACGCATTCGCATTTACGGCGCAGGCGGCTCGTACGCATTCGGCAAATTCACGGTGGGACTCACTTACACTCACACGCGTCTTTCGCAGAGTCTCTATTTCGCGAGCGCGGCACAACCCCAGGGCGCGGATATCTCGTTCGATATCGCCGAGTTGAATACGTCGTGGCAATTCTCACCGGAATGGCAATTCGGCTTCGCGTACCTCTTTAACGACGCGCGTCCGAGCGGGGAGTCGTCCACGCGCGTGCATCAAATCAACCTGGGCACCGTGTACAACCTGTCGAAACGCACGGCGCTCTATGCCGTGGCAATCGGACAAAAGTCGTCGGGTGCGGGCCTGGGTATTGACGCGGCGGGCGGCGGCACGCGCAATCTCGCGCAAATTCCGAACCTCGTGAATTCGGATACCGACAAGCAACTCGCGGTCATGGCGGGTATTCGCCATAACTTTTGA
- a CDS encoding APC family permease, which produces MNEPYSSTGLVGDDAAVASPRGLLGLWQIVFLVISAAAPLTGMLGAVPPAISLGNGAGIPGAFVIAGVVLLVFSVGFASMSRHIVRAGAFYAYITAGFGRPIGMAGALVALLSYTCIQIALYGLFGFFCTVVLGPLLHSAMPWYLYSFVCIAIVQFTGIRGIDLNSRLLGVLMCLELGILLLLSVAIVMHRGGPDGLTLEPFAPRHVFSGHMGIAVMFALASFIGFEATAIYGKECRDPKVTVPRATYVSVSLILVFFAFVTWAIVCAYGVGNVVEVATKQPGDFWFIQSTKYLGGGVTTAMSLLLLSSIFASLLSFHNTIVRYIHALSVEGILPAALDRLHAKYRSPYLASYLQTLSVAVPVAGFVAAGSDPFNIVFSWTSALGTIGIVMLQAVTSFSVAAYFRATRKDTRVWHSLLAPVLGGFGLLAIGIVLIGNLDALSGSDSPIVRAFPWVVLAVALAGVALAFVLKRTRPDIYARFGQ; this is translated from the coding sequence ATGAACGAACCGTATTCTTCCACTGGCCTCGTCGGCGACGACGCGGCCGTGGCGTCCCCGCGCGGCCTGCTCGGGCTATGGCAAATCGTGTTTCTCGTCATCTCGGCGGCGGCGCCGCTCACGGGCATGCTGGGGGCCGTGCCGCCCGCCATCAGTCTCGGCAATGGCGCGGGCATTCCGGGTGCCTTCGTGATCGCGGGCGTGGTGCTGCTCGTGTTCAGCGTGGGCTTTGCGTCGATGAGCCGCCATATCGTGCGCGCCGGCGCGTTCTATGCGTACATCACGGCAGGCTTCGGCCGGCCGATCGGCATGGCGGGCGCACTCGTGGCGCTGCTTTCGTACACCTGCATCCAGATCGCGCTGTACGGGTTATTCGGTTTCTTCTGCACCGTCGTGCTCGGCCCGCTCCTGCATAGCGCGATGCCGTGGTACCTGTATTCGTTCGTCTGCATCGCGATCGTGCAATTCACCGGGATTCGCGGCATTGATCTGAACAGCCGTCTGCTCGGCGTGCTCATGTGTCTCGAACTCGGCATCCTGCTGCTGCTGAGCGTGGCGATCGTGATGCATCGCGGCGGTCCCGACGGGTTGACGCTCGAACCGTTCGCGCCACGCCATGTATTCAGCGGGCATATGGGCATTGCGGTGATGTTCGCGCTCGCGTCGTTCATCGGTTTCGAAGCCACGGCCATTTATGGCAAAGAATGCCGCGATCCAAAAGTGACCGTGCCGCGTGCCACTTACGTTTCCGTCTCGCTGATCCTCGTGTTCTTCGCCTTCGTCACGTGGGCGATCGTGTGTGCGTATGGCGTGGGCAACGTCGTGGAGGTGGCGACGAAACAACCCGGCGACTTCTGGTTCATCCAGTCGACGAAATACCTGGGCGGCGGTGTGACCACGGCAATGAGTTTGCTGCTGCTTTCGAGCATCTTCGCGAGTCTGCTCTCGTTTCATAACACGATCGTGCGCTACATCCACGCACTGTCCGTGGAGGGCATACTGCCGGCCGCGCTCGACCGCCTGCATGCGAAATATCGTTCGCCGTATCTCGCGAGCTATCTGCAAACGCTTTCCGTCGCAGTGCCCGTGGCAGGGTTCGTTGCCGCCGGCAGCGATCCGTTCAACATCGTCTTCAGCTGGACCTCGGCGCTCGGCACGATCGGCATCGTCATGTTGCAGGCGGTGACGAGTTTTTCGGTGGCGGCGTATTTCCGCGCCACGAGGAAAGACACGCGCGTGTGGCACTCGCTGCTCGCACCCGTGCTCGGCGGCTTCGGCCTGCTCGCCATCGGCATCGTGCTGATCGGCAATCTCGACGCGCTCAGCGGCTCCGATAGCCCGATCGTGCGCGCGTTTCCCTGGGTCGTGCTCGCCGTCGCGCTGGCGGGCGTGGCGCTCGCGTTCGTGCTCAAGCGCACGCGGCCCGACATTTACGCGCGCTTCGGCCAGTAA
- a CDS encoding bestrophin-like domain: MMEVGSAVLVFVLLLGGTGLGLLLRPLLPEEHRKHETVQLVQLVIGMLVTFAALVLSLLTASAKTSFDTAANDMRAYAADLIQLDQRLRDYGPEGATARTLLRAYTAGAIASTWTHEAPPPGNYYPRDPNVSNDHLESVPLGALLDSVGEQINHLAPRDAFHQSTASTLAQLFARVTDTRWRIIEEAPGTISGPFFTMLVLWLILIFLSFGLVSPHNALATVLIVLGTVSISSAVYVIVDLDTPFSGQLIVPSGAMRDALAHMNRP, from the coding sequence ATGATGGAAGTGGGTTCGGCGGTGCTCGTGTTCGTGCTGCTGCTGGGCGGCACGGGACTCGGTTTGCTGCTGCGCCCGCTATTGCCCGAGGAACATCGCAAGCACGAAACGGTGCAGCTCGTGCAACTGGTGATCGGCATGCTCGTGACGTTCGCGGCGCTCGTGTTGAGCCTGCTGACCGCATCGGCGAAAACCAGCTTCGACACCGCGGCCAACGACATGCGCGCGTACGCCGCCGATCTGATTCAGCTCGATCAGCGCTTGCGCGATTACGGCCCTGAAGGCGCGACCGCGCGCACGCTGCTGCGCGCCTACACGGCGGGCGCGATCGCCTCCACCTGGACTCACGAAGCGCCGCCGCCTGGCAATTACTATCCGCGCGATCCCAACGTCAGCAACGACCATCTGGAAAGCGTCCCGCTGGGCGCGCTGCTGGATTCGGTGGGCGAGCAGATCAATCACCTCGCACCGCGCGACGCGTTTCATCAGTCCACGGCCAGCACGCTCGCGCAGTTGTTCGCGCGCGTCACCGACACGCGCTGGCGCATTATCGAAGAGGCGCCGGGCACGATCTCGGGTCCGTTCTTCACGATGCTCGTGCTCTGGCTGATCCTGATCTTTCTGAGCTTCGGTCTGGTGTCGCCGCACAACGCGCTCGCGACGGTGCTGATCGTGCTCGGCACGGTGTCGATTTCCTCGGCGGTGTATGTGATCGTCGATCTCGACACGCCGTTCAGCGGGCAACTGATCGTGCCGAGCGGCGCGATGCGCGACGCGCTCGCGCACATGAACCGGCCGTAG